ACCCGAAGGGCTTTTTCTTTATTCTTATGCTGTGAGCGTTCTTCTTGGCAGTAAACAACAACACCTGAAGGAACATGCGTGATCCGCACTGCGGAATCGGTTGTATTGACGTGTTGCCCGCCAGCTCCTGACGCGCGGTATGTATCAATTTTGAGCTCACTCTCATCAATTACAATTTTTTCTTCTTCAGTAGGCTCCATTAAAACAGCAACTGTGATTGCTGAGGTATGCACCCTTCCCTGTGTCTCAGTTACAGGAACCCGTTGAACGCGGTGCGTTCCTGCTTCGTATTGAAGGTGGCGATGAACATTTTTTCCAGTGAGAGAGATAACATATTCTTTGTATCCCCCTGCTTCAGAATCTGCAAGAGAAAGGGTTTCATATTTCCACCCCATCTTATCAGCAAAGAGGCGATACATGCGAACACAATCCCCTACAAAGATTGCCGCTTCATCGCCTCCTGTCCCTGCACGAATCTCCATGATTATGTTGGCATGGTCATTAGGATCAGGGGGAACGAGAAGGGTTTCGATTCTGGCTTGGAGGCTTGTTACTTTTGCCTCAAGACTCTCAATTTCTTCACGAATGACTTCGGTAAACTCAGGGTCTTTTTCCTCTTTTAGGAGATTCCGATTATCCTCAAGATCTTTCTTACTGGTTTGAAACTGCTCATAAACATCCTTGAGCTCCGATAAGTAAGAGTGCTCTTGTGAGAG
The window above is part of the Candidatus Neptunochlamydia sp. REUL1 genome. Proteins encoded here:
- the prfA gene encoding peptide chain release factor 1, translating into MEQKLQGLLGRFEEVEAALGTPDIHSDQKRFRELSQEHSYLSELKDVYEQFQTSKKDLEDNRNLLKEEKDPEFTEVIREEIESLEAKVTSLQARIETLLVPPDPNDHANIIMEIRAGTGGDEAAIFVGDCVRMYRLFADKMGWKYETLSLADSEAGGYKEYVISLTGKNVHRHLQYEAGTHRVQRVPVTETQGRVHTSAITVAVLMEPTEEEKIVIDESELKIDTYRASGAGGQHVNTTDSAVRITHVPSGVVVYCQEERSQHKNKEKALRVLVAKLAEEQRRKLHEERASLRSSQVGTGDRSGRIRTYNYSQNRVTDHRVNLTLYKLDQIVEGDLSEVTEALIGHFYQEKLHA